One stretch of Lysobacter sp. TY2-98 DNA includes these proteins:
- the phaR gene encoding polyhydroxyalkanoate synthesis repressor PhaR, which yields MASPRVIKKYPNRRLYDTEISSYITIEDVRQLIIDGEEFEVRDARSGDDLTRQVLLQIIAEHESDGEPLLSTQLLSQIIRFYGDSMQGFMASYLEKSMQLFLDQQQQFRTQMGGLLGQTPWTLMNQLTERNLQMWKDFQQNLSGTMGAPTGRKSETQK from the coding sequence ATGGCTTCTCCGCGCGTCATCAAGAAATATCCGAATCGACGGCTCTACGACACGGAAATCTCGAGCTACATCACCATTGAAGACGTCCGTCAGCTGATCATCGACGGCGAAGAGTTCGAAGTGCGGGATGCACGCTCCGGCGACGATCTGACCCGGCAGGTGCTGCTGCAGATCATCGCCGAGCACGAATCCGACGGTGAGCCGCTGCTGTCAACGCAGCTGCTGAGCCAGATCATCCGCTTCTACGGCGACTCGATGCAGGGCTTCATGGCCAGCTACCTCGAGAAGTCGATGCAGCTCTTCCTCGACCAGCAACAGCAGTTCCGCACGCAGATGGGCGGCCTCTTGGGCCAGACGCCGTGGACGCTGATGAACCAGCTCACCGAGCGCAACCTGCAGATGTGGAAGGACTTCCAGCAGAACCTGTCCGGCACCATGGGTGCCCCGACCGGGCGCAAGAGCGAGACGCAGAAGTAG
- a CDS encoding EAL domain-containing protein: protein MQFGKDAALRLVIVDDSVEAAEAVVSTLRNAGIAVRPSRPENPDELAHQVGQQSPDLVLLARKATLVPAADVLQRVATSGKDLPVLLLVDQIDETGVLEAMTMGARGVVLRHRNDHIVNVVQTEWSDLEARRALRKLEFQVRETERRCDSLIESSRDPIAYIHEGMHIRANSAYLEMFGYESFDEVEGMSLLDMIAPSHVEAFKALLKKLSKGEAPPPRVEVEARTLDGNQFPAVMEFTPAMYEGEHCLQLVLRRQEIDPDLAREVEELRQRDQVTGLLNRATFLRALEDAVADAAQNSTHSGFLLIEPDYYAKLLQDIGLDAADDLVAACARRLRDSVPEDVILARFGEHQFAALARGANHEVTTMLAEQVRNAFADHVVEAGSRSLNATVSIGGVQIGEKIASITAVLARATQGIQSSSGMGGNRAEVFDPGAADRAEEERVQAWVDRIRDALDSDRFTMAYQPLVSLHGEPGEIYEAYLRMKGDQGELVAPLAFLQIAEENGLLWEIDRWVVGSALQVIGERMSAGKRTTLLVKITESSLQDDSLIKHIEEQITKHGADGSLLVVQLPESKVFTNLRAAQEFQARAARSGVRVGLEHFGAGLNSFQLLAHFDADFLKIDRTFMEQLGTSAEHQKRLREITDKARALGKHTIAEHVRDAQSMSVLFGAGVDYAQGFFLAGVSTTMDYEFG from the coding sequence ATGCAGTTCGGGAAAGACGCGGCCCTGCGACTCGTGATCGTCGACGACAGCGTGGAGGCGGCCGAGGCCGTCGTCAGCACGCTTCGCAACGCCGGCATCGCCGTTCGGCCTTCGCGCCCCGAGAACCCCGACGAGCTGGCCCATCAGGTCGGCCAGCAGTCTCCCGACCTCGTGCTCCTCGCCCGCAAGGCCACGCTGGTGCCCGCCGCCGACGTGCTGCAACGCGTCGCGACGAGCGGCAAGGATCTTCCCGTGCTCCTGCTCGTCGACCAGATTGACGAGACCGGCGTGCTCGAGGCGATGACGATGGGCGCGCGCGGCGTCGTGCTGCGCCATCGCAACGACCACATCGTCAATGTCGTGCAGACCGAGTGGTCGGACCTCGAGGCCCGGCGCGCGCTGCGCAAGCTCGAGTTCCAGGTCCGCGAGACCGAGCGCCGTTGCGACTCGCTGATCGAGTCCTCGCGCGATCCCATCGCCTACATCCACGAGGGCATGCACATCCGGGCCAACTCGGCCTACCTCGAGATGTTCGGCTACGAGTCGTTCGATGAAGTCGAGGGCATGTCGCTGCTCGACATGATCGCGCCGTCGCACGTCGAAGCCTTCAAGGCGCTGCTGAAGAAGTTGTCCAAGGGCGAAGCGCCGCCGCCGCGCGTGGAAGTCGAGGCGCGGACGCTTGACGGCAACCAGTTTCCCGCCGTTATGGAATTCACGCCGGCGATGTACGAGGGCGAGCACTGCCTGCAGCTGGTGCTGCGCCGGCAGGAGATCGACCCGGACCTCGCGCGCGAAGTCGAAGAGCTGCGCCAGCGCGACCAGGTCACCGGCCTGCTCAACCGCGCGACCTTCCTGCGCGCGCTCGAGGACGCTGTCGCCGACGCGGCGCAGAATTCGACGCACAGCGGCTTCCTGCTGATCGAACCCGATTACTACGCCAAGCTGCTGCAGGACATCGGCCTCGACGCCGCGGACGACCTCGTCGCCGCCTGCGCGCGGCGCCTGCGCGACAGCGTGCCGGAGGACGTCATCCTCGCGCGCTTTGGCGAACACCAGTTCGCGGCGCTGGCCCGCGGTGCGAACCACGAAGTCACCACGATGTTGGCGGAGCAGGTACGCAACGCGTTCGCCGACCACGTCGTCGAAGCCGGCAGCCGTTCGCTCAATGCGACGGTGAGCATCGGCGGCGTGCAGATCGGCGAGAAGATCGCCAGCATCACCGCCGTCCTCGCACGCGCAACGCAGGGCATCCAGTCGTCGAGCGGGATGGGCGGCAACCGCGCCGAAGTGTTCGACCCGGGCGCGGCCGACCGCGCCGAGGAAGAGCGCGTGCAGGCGTGGGTGGACCGCATCCGCGATGCGCTGGATTCCGACCGCTTCACCATGGCCTATCAGCCGCTGGTGAGCCTGCACGGCGAGCCCGGCGAGATCTACGAAGCCTACCTGCGCATGAAGGGCGACCAGGGCGAGCTCGTCGCGCCGCTGGCCTTCCTGCAGATCGCGGAAGAAAACGGGCTGCTGTGGGAGATCGACCGCTGGGTCGTCGGCAGCGCGCTGCAGGTGATCGGCGAGCGGATGAGCGCGGGCAAGCGCACCACGCTGCTGGTCAAGATCACCGAGAGCTCGCTCCAGGACGACAGCCTGATCAAGCACATCGAGGAACAGATCACCAAGCATGGCGCCGATGGCAGCCTGCTCGTCGTGCAGCTGCCCGAATCGAAGGTGTTCACCAACCTGCGTGCGGCACAGGAATTCCAGGCGCGCGCCGCGCGTTCGGGCGTGCGCGTCGGCCTTGAGCATTTCGGCGCGGGCCTCAACTCGTTCCAGCTGCTTGCGCACTTCGATGCCGACTTCCTGAAGATCGACCGCACCTTCATGGAGCAGCTCGGCACCAGCGCCGAGCACCAGAAGCGCCTGCGCGAGATCACCGACAAGGCGCGTGCGCTCGGCAAGCACACTATCGCCGAACACGTGCGCGACGCGCAGAGCATGTCGGTGCTGTTCGGCGCGGGCGTCGACTACGCACAGGGCTTCTTCCTGGCCGGCGTCAGCACCACGATGGATTACGAGTTCGGTTGA
- a CDS encoding formylglycine-generating enzyme family protein has product MRTKARTKPAQAIALTVAMGGALLLAGCHDRDADSAAKARVAPSVTVGEAESRLPGWRAPHIDVDRRNAQALAKQADDALAAGRFADDDTSSLPLFMALRDYAPMRTRAEAGVEHSVAGLVLQAREALADIDVDPDALHRVRHAASVLRVVALDRPEVERFLQQVDRVEDGLRDSERGEAELAQGRIGEDGGEGAIAWFRRALALRATDARAKQGLAAAESALIRRAEESAAKEDYVGSERWLVLAQKVRPEAGVVAEARARIAFERAARIGDLRDAGIAALTQPRGVETARGFLAHILRIAPAADPTAAELRRRIDFAVHYGLFVPGQRFTDALQGGGRTPTMVVIPYGDFTMGAPPGERGASDAERPTRAIHFQRGLAVSMTEVTVGQFRRFVDATKYRARSTRRGYSVVYDLRSGNFVRRGNVDWRSDYLGRPATDDLPVVHVSAKDASAYAEWLAQETGHRYRLPSEAEFEYAVRAGSKTPYPWGAGTPPPNTGNFTGAGDRSPSGRTWQNVFPGYADGAWGPAPVAHYAPDRFGLHDMAGNVSEWVADCWHSSYRRAPRDQRAWVNPGCRQRVMRGGSWASSPAEVRSAWRSGTDADTTNARIGFRVVRDL; this is encoded by the coding sequence TTGCGCACGAAGGCCCGGACGAAGCCCGCACAGGCCATCGCGCTGACTGTCGCGATGGGCGGCGCGCTGCTTCTCGCCGGCTGCCACGATCGCGACGCGGACTCCGCTGCCAAGGCCCGCGTCGCCCCCAGCGTTACCGTCGGCGAGGCCGAATCGCGACTGCCGGGCTGGCGCGCACCGCACATCGACGTCGACCGTCGCAATGCGCAGGCGCTCGCCAAACAGGCTGACGACGCGCTCGCCGCGGGACGCTTCGCCGACGATGACACCTCCTCGCTACCCCTGTTCATGGCGTTGCGCGACTACGCGCCGATGCGCACGCGCGCGGAGGCGGGCGTCGAACACTCCGTTGCCGGCCTGGTGCTGCAGGCGCGCGAGGCGCTGGCGGACATCGATGTCGATCCGGACGCGCTGCATCGCGTTCGCCACGCGGCGTCCGTGCTGCGCGTGGTCGCGCTGGATCGTCCGGAGGTCGAGCGCTTCCTGCAGCAGGTCGACCGCGTCGAGGATGGCCTGCGCGACAGCGAGCGCGGCGAGGCGGAACTCGCGCAGGGGCGTATCGGCGAGGACGGTGGTGAAGGCGCGATCGCGTGGTTCCGTCGCGCGCTTGCGCTGCGCGCCACCGATGCGCGCGCGAAGCAGGGCCTGGCAGCGGCGGAAAGTGCGCTGATCCGTCGCGCCGAGGAGTCGGCGGCCAAAGAGGACTATGTCGGCTCCGAACGCTGGCTGGTGCTGGCGCAGAAGGTGCGGCCGGAGGCGGGCGTCGTCGCGGAAGCGCGTGCGCGCATCGCGTTCGAACGCGCCGCCCGCATCGGTGACCTGCGCGACGCCGGTATCGCCGCGCTGACGCAGCCGCGTGGCGTGGAAACCGCGCGCGGATTTCTCGCGCACATCCTGCGCATCGCGCCCGCGGCCGATCCGACCGCGGCCGAGCTGCGGCGACGCATCGATTTCGCCGTCCATTACGGCCTGTTCGTGCCGGGGCAGCGCTTTACCGATGCGCTGCAGGGCGGGGGGCGCACGCCGACCATGGTGGTCATCCCGTACGGCGATTTCACGATGGGCGCGCCGCCGGGCGAACGTGGCGCGAGCGACGCCGAGCGCCCGACCCGCGCGATCCATTTCCAGCGCGGGCTCGCCGTGTCGATGACGGAAGTGACGGTGGGCCAGTTCCGACGTTTCGTCGACGCGACCAAGTACCGGGCGCGCTCGACCCGTCGCGGCTATTCGGTCGTCTACGACCTGCGCAGCGGCAACTTCGTGCGCCGTGGCAACGTCGACTGGCGCAGCGACTACCTCGGTCGACCAGCGACGGACGACCTGCCCGTCGTGCACGTCAGCGCGAAGGATGCCAGTGCCTACGCGGAGTGGCTGGCGCAGGAGACGGGGCATCGCTACCGCCTGCCCAGCGAGGCCGAGTTCGAATACGCCGTGCGCGCGGGCTCGAAGACGCCGTATCCGTGGGGCGCTGGTACGCCGCCCCCGAACACCGGCAACTTCACGGGGGCAGGCGACCGTTCGCCGTCGGGGCGCACCTGGCAGAACGTGTTCCCCGGTTACGCGGACGGCGCGTGGGGGCCGGCGCCGGTCGCGCACTACGCGCCCGATCGATTCGGTCTTCACGACATGGCCGGCAATGTCAGCGAGTGGGTGGCGGACTGCTGGCACAGCAGCTACCGCCGCGCCCCGCGCGACCAGCGCGCCTGGGTCAATCCGGGCTGCAGGCAGCGCGTGATGCGCGGCGGCTCCTGGGCCAGTTCGCCGGCGGAGGTCCGTTCGGCCTGGCGCAGCGGCACGGACGCCGACACCACGAACGCGCGCATCGGCTTCCGGGTGGTGCGCGACCTCTAG
- the gluQRS gene encoding tRNA glutamyl-Q(34) synthetase GluQRS — MTGSGYRGRFAPSPTGDLHAGSLLAALGSWLFARRAGGRWLVRVEDVDTPREVPGAAARQLHALRAFGLHADEPIVRQSARHAAYRAALEDLADRGLAFPCWCSRADLAATGGVHRACVRAPDPDRAPAVRLRVADGTRVRFDDDLLGAQVQDVDADVGDFVLYRADGLWAYQLAVVVDDADQGVTHVVRGADLLDSTPRQILLQRALGLPTPGYAHLPVVLDDEGRKLSKSLASNPVDPANPLPALQRAWAALGQAALQHFEDETVSAWLGRALAAFDPTKIPRTATQL; from the coding sequence ATGACCGGCAGCGGGTACCGGGGACGGTTCGCGCCCTCGCCCACCGGCGACCTGCATGCGGGTTCGCTGCTCGCCGCGCTCGGCAGCTGGCTGTTCGCGCGCCGCGCCGGCGGACGTTGGCTGGTGCGCGTCGAAGATGTGGACACGCCGCGCGAAGTGCCGGGCGCAGCGGCGCGTCAGCTCCATGCACTGCGCGCGTTCGGCCTGCATGCCGACGAGCCGATCGTGCGACAGAGCGCTCGTCATGCCGCGTATCGCGCCGCACTCGAGGACCTGGCTGATCGCGGCCTCGCATTTCCGTGCTGGTGCAGCCGCGCCGACCTTGCCGCGACCGGCGGCGTGCATCGCGCCTGCGTGCGTGCGCCCGACCCCGACCGCGCGCCGGCGGTCCGGCTGCGCGTCGCCGACGGCACCCGCGTGCGCTTTGACGACGACCTGCTCGGCGCGCAGGTGCAGGACGTCGACGCGGACGTCGGCGACTTCGTGCTCTATCGCGCCGACGGCCTCTGGGCCTACCAGCTCGCGGTGGTGGTCGACGATGCCGACCAGGGCGTCACGCATGTCGTCCGTGGCGCGGACCTGCTCGACTCCACGCCACGGCAGATCCTGCTGCAACGCGCGCTGGGCCTGCCGACGCCGGGTTACGCGCATCTCCCCGTCGTCCTCGACGACGAAGGCCGCAAGTTGTCGAAATCTCTGGCGTCCAATCCGGTCGATCCGGCCAATCCCCTGCCCGCGCTGCAGCGCGCGTGGGCGGCGCTCGGACAGGCTGCACTGCAGCATTTCGAAGACGAGACCGTCAGCGCATGGCTCGGACGTGCCCTCGCCGCATTCGATCCGACGAAAATCCCGCGAACTGCCACACAGCTTTGA
- a CDS encoding M48 family metallopeptidase produces MRIDPLGQSVGTQRRDFGFGGIRWIILIGFAIYAAVSWFGSAQKDPYTGETAHYGASTDEEVDLGTQAFQQVVGDAQSQNALVPANAQVSQQIRGIAERLIKRVPDVTQDLAQANGTAAPENYKNFQWDVAVIQSDEANAFCLPGGKMAVYTGLIPIAQNQDSMAVVMGHEIAHALLRHGSQRMAQQKLVEMGQMAAGVALGGMDPNQQRAVMGALGAGAQYGFILPYSRNHEAQADQVGLMLAAAACFNPHEAIPLWQRMEQLGGGSRPPEFASTHPDPENRIAHLQQLMPQAEAFYKKFCGGGAPAEVAATP; encoded by the coding sequence ATGCGCATCGATCCGTTGGGCCAGTCTGTCGGCACGCAACGTCGTGACTTCGGATTCGGTGGCATCCGCTGGATCATCCTGATCGGTTTCGCGATCTACGCCGCGGTGTCGTGGTTCGGCAGCGCGCAGAAGGATCCCTACACCGGCGAGACGGCGCACTACGGGGCGTCGACCGATGAAGAGGTCGACCTCGGCACGCAGGCGTTCCAGCAGGTGGTTGGTGACGCGCAATCGCAGAACGCACTGGTGCCGGCGAACGCGCAGGTTAGCCAGCAGATCCGCGGGATCGCCGAACGCCTTATCAAGCGCGTGCCCGACGTCACGCAGGATCTCGCGCAGGCCAACGGCACCGCAGCGCCGGAGAACTACAAGAACTTCCAGTGGGACGTCGCCGTCATCCAGTCGGACGAGGCCAATGCGTTCTGCCTGCCGGGCGGCAAGATGGCGGTCTACACCGGACTGATTCCGATCGCGCAGAACCAGGATTCGATGGCGGTGGTGATGGGCCACGAGATCGCGCACGCGCTGTTGCGCCATGGCTCGCAGCGCATGGCCCAGCAGAAGCTGGTCGAGATGGGGCAGATGGCGGCGGGCGTCGCACTGGGCGGCATGGATCCGAACCAGCAGCGCGCGGTGATGGGCGCGCTGGGCGCCGGTGCGCAGTACGGCTTCATCCTGCCGTACAGCCGCAACCACGAGGCGCAGGCGGACCAGGTCGGCCTGATGCTCGCAGCGGCGGCCTGCTTCAACCCGCACGAGGCGATTCCGCTGTGGCAGCGCATGGAGCAGCTCGGCGGTGGATCGCGTCCGCCGGAGTTCGCGTCGACCCACCCGGATCCGGAAAACCGCATCGCGCACCTGCAGCAGCTGATGCCGCAGGCGGAAGCGTTCTACAAGAAGTTCTGTGGCGGCGGGGCGCCGGCGGAGGTCGCAGCAACCCCTTGA
- the htpX gene encoding protease HtpX → MLKRITLFLATNLAVLVLLSIVMRVLGVNPQTSGGLLVMATLFGFGGSFISLMMSKWIAKRTTGAYVIEQPRNESERWLVDTVRRQAEASGIRMPEVAIYEGPEINAFATGPSRNDSLVAVSTGLLRNLDRDEAEAVLGHEVSHVANGDMVTMMLIQGVLNTFVIVLARVVGRLIDGYLGGNDRRGGVGYFVTVMVLDMVFGLLASVIAMWFSRHREFRADAGGAHLAGREKMIAALEKLSRNHGETTLPKQVQAFGISGGVAHGMRRLFMTHPPLTERIEALRRLPAESPSVRVVT, encoded by the coding sequence ATGCTCAAACGCATCACTCTTTTCCTCGCGACCAACCTTGCCGTGCTGGTGCTGCTGAGCATCGTCATGCGCGTGCTCGGGGTGAACCCGCAGACCAGCGGTGGGCTGCTGGTGATGGCGACGCTGTTCGGCTTCGGTGGCTCGTTCATCTCGCTCATGATGTCCAAATGGATCGCCAAGCGCACCACCGGTGCGTACGTGATCGAACAGCCGCGCAACGAATCCGAGCGCTGGCTCGTCGACACGGTGCGTCGCCAGGCGGAAGCTTCCGGTATCCGCATGCCGGAAGTCGCGATCTACGAGGGCCCGGAAATCAACGCGTTCGCGACCGGCCCCAGCCGTAACGATTCGCTGGTCGCGGTGTCCACCGGCCTGCTGCGTAACCTCGATCGTGACGAAGCCGAAGCGGTGCTCGGCCACGAGGTCAGCCACGTCGCCAATGGCGACATGGTGACGATGATGCTGATCCAGGGCGTGCTCAATACGTTCGTGATCGTGCTGGCGCGCGTGGTCGGTCGCCTCATCGACGGCTATCTCGGCGGCAACGACCGTCGCGGCGGCGTCGGCTACTTCGTGACCGTGATGGTGCTGGACATGGTGTTCGGCCTGCTGGCGAGCGTCATCGCGATGTGGTTCTCGCGCCATCGCGAATTCCGCGCGGACGCGGGCGGTGCGCATCTGGCCGGGCGCGAGAAGATGATCGCGGCGCTCGAGAAACTCTCGCGCAATCACGGGGAAACCACGCTGCCCAAGCAGGTGCAGGCGTTCGGCATCAGCGGCGGGGTAGCACACGGCATGCGTCGCCTGTTCATGACGCATCCGCCGCTCACCGAACGCATCGAAGCGCTGCGTCGGCTGCCCGCGGAAAGCCCGTCGGTGCGCGTGGTGACCTGA
- the rnd gene encoding ribonuclease D produces the protein MAHWIDRPDALRARLASPPSRVGLDTEFVRERTYWPKLALVQIALPQDDGSVEILLVDPLVPGMNEALAPLLADTAVLKIMHSPSEDLIALRETCGEVPRPLFDTQAAAALAGIGAGLGYQKLVAEITGVALEKGETRSDWMRRPLSASQLQYAAEDVAHLFEIYDVLVAKLDALGRRGWLDADMARTVANAIEDPAERWPHLSMRSAQFFDRDAQARLLRLLRWRDAHARIADLPRSWVLDNELAATLARPEPTDRDVVAEAIRAHPKGPRKLVDAVWNALTTPLADEADAPDATQAERRDKNRIKALQDAVSKRAEELGVADAVLASRRMLEPLVDTGEWPESLAGWRREQLEPALAPLLAKR, from the coding sequence TTGGCCCACTGGATCGATCGCCCCGACGCGCTGCGCGCGCGCCTTGCATCGCCGCCGTCGCGCGTCGGCCTGGACACGGAATTCGTCCGCGAACGCACGTACTGGCCGAAGCTCGCACTGGTGCAGATCGCACTGCCACAGGACGACGGCAGCGTCGAGATCCTGCTCGTCGATCCGCTCGTGCCGGGGATGAACGAAGCGCTCGCGCCGCTGCTCGCCGACACGGCGGTGCTGAAGATCATGCACAGCCCGAGCGAGGATCTGATCGCGCTGCGCGAAACCTGCGGCGAAGTGCCGCGCCCGCTGTTCGACACGCAGGCCGCCGCCGCGCTCGCGGGCATCGGCGCGGGACTCGGCTACCAGAAGCTGGTCGCGGAGATCACCGGCGTTGCGCTCGAAAAGGGCGAGACGCGTTCGGACTGGATGCGCCGCCCGCTATCCGCATCACAATTGCAGTACGCGGCGGAAGACGTCGCGCATCTCTTCGAGATCTACGACGTGCTGGTCGCCAAGCTCGACGCGCTCGGCCGCCGCGGCTGGCTCGATGCCGACATGGCGCGCACTGTCGCGAACGCGATCGAAGACCCCGCCGAACGCTGGCCTCACCTGTCGATGCGCAGCGCGCAGTTCTTCGACCGCGACGCGCAGGCACGCCTGCTCCGACTGCTGCGCTGGCGCGATGCGCATGCGCGCATCGCCGACCTACCGCGCAGCTGGGTGCTCGACAACGAACTCGCGGCCACCCTCGCCCGCCCGGAGCCGACGGATCGTGACGTCGTCGCCGAAGCGATCCGCGCGCACCCCAAAGGCCCACGCAAGCTCGTCGATGCAGTTTGGAACGCGCTTACGACGCCACTCGCCGACGAAGCCGATGCGCCGGACGCCACGCAGGCCGAACGTCGCGACAAGAACCGCATCAAGGCGCTGCAGGACGCCGTGTCCAAACGCGCGGAGGAACTCGGCGTCGCGGATGCGGTGCTCGCGTCGCGCCGCATGCTCGAACCGTTGGTCGATACCGGTGAATGGCCGGAGTCGCTGGCGGGCTGGCGTCGCGAGCAGCTCGAACCGGCTTTGGCACCGTTGCTCGCAAAGCGCTGA
- the phbB gene encoding acetoacetyl-CoA reductase codes for MQSRVALVTGGTGGIGTAIIERLASMGHKVATNYRDEAKARAWQQKLRDKGVEVYLSKADVADPDQCEAMVRDVETTLGPIDILVNNAGITRDTTFHKMTSQQWNEVITTNLGSVFNVTRPVIEGMRNRKWGRIIQISSINGQKGQYGQANYAASKAGMHGFTISLAQENAKFGITVNTVSPGYIGTDMVMAVPEEVRNKIIQQIPTGRLGNPDEIAYAVSFFIPDEAGWITGANLAVNGGQYMGW; via the coding sequence ATGCAAAGTCGCGTAGCACTGGTCACCGGCGGCACCGGTGGCATCGGAACCGCCATCATCGAACGCTTGGCCTCGATGGGCCACAAAGTCGCGACGAACTACCGCGACGAGGCGAAGGCGCGCGCCTGGCAGCAGAAGCTTCGCGACAAGGGCGTCGAGGTGTACCTGTCGAAGGCCGACGTCGCCGATCCCGACCAGTGCGAGGCGATGGTGCGCGACGTCGAAACCACGCTCGGTCCGATCGACATCCTCGTCAACAACGCGGGCATCACCCGCGACACGACGTTCCACAAGATGACGTCGCAGCAGTGGAACGAGGTCATTACGACCAACCTCGGCTCCGTGTTCAACGTCACGCGCCCGGTCATCGAGGGCATGCGCAACCGCAAGTGGGGCCGCATCATCCAGATCAGCTCGATCAACGGGCAGAAGGGCCAGTACGGCCAGGCGAACTACGCGGCGTCTAAGGCCGGCATGCACGGATTCACGATTTCGCTGGCGCAGGAGAACGCGAAGTTCGGCATCACCGTGAACACGGTATCGCCCGGCTACATCGGCACCGACATGGTCATGGCGGTACCCGAAGAGGTGCGCAACAAGATCATCCAGCAGATCCCGACCGGGCGCCTCGGCAATCCGGACGAGATCGCCTACGCCGTCTCGTTCTTCATTCCCGACGAGGCCGGCTGGATCACGGGCGCGAACCTCGCCGTGAACGGCGGCCAGTACATGGGCTGGTGA